The proteins below are encoded in one region of Nocardioides marmorisolisilvae:
- a CDS encoding polynucleotide kinase-phosphatase, translating into MTEALEKSQVTVPAMGLIVLVGVSGSGKSTFARTHFKPTEVVSSDFCRGLVADDENDQSATPDAFDVLNYIVGTRLRRGLLTVVDATNVQQASRASLIRLAKSHDVLVDAIVIDVPESVAVERNTQRPDRDFGSHVVSRQHRDLKRSLKRLNKEGFRRVHVLRGTEQLESAEIVRERPWNDRTDVHGPFDIFGDIHGCASELRTLLTTLGWEIEYDGDGAVGASHPEGRQAVFVGDLVDRGPDTPGVLRLVMGMVRSGNALCVSGNHEAKLVRALRGSKVTVSHGLAESLAQMETESAEFRKSVLDFMDGLISHFVLDDGKLVVAHAGLKEAYHGRSSGRVRSFALYGDTSGETDEYGFPVRYPWAQEYRGQAMVVYGHTPVPKAEWINNTICLDTGVVFGGSLTALRYPERELVSVPAEQEWYEPVRPLASSIPDREPSVFKIDDVAGTRWLETTQAGKVKIPEENAAAALEVMSRFAVDPRWLIYLPPTMSPVATSKLDGFLEHPDQAFNEYAGWGVTRVVCEEKHMGSRAIAVIAKDTDAAERRFGVSDGLTGVVYTRTGRPFFADTTALVDQLRDTAAPLFESLDTDWLALDCELLPWSAKAIDLIKSQYASVGAAARHVLPEALAVLEQAEKRGLDVGDLAAKTKGRFANAEAFRDAYAAYVRPTNGLEGVTLAPFQILASEGRTLALTESHEWHLAELAKLKGGLITPTRHRFVDLASREDRDAATLWWLDMTATGGEGMVVKPAHLTEGRIQPGIKVRGREYLRIIYGPDYTDSLDVLRDRNLGKKRQLAQREHGLGLEALTAFVDHEPLWKVHQSVFAVLALESEPVDPRL; encoded by the coding sequence ATGACTGAGGCACTTGAGAAGAGCCAAGTCACCGTTCCAGCGATGGGGCTGATTGTCCTGGTTGGCGTCTCCGGAAGCGGAAAGTCGACCTTTGCGCGTACTCACTTCAAGCCGACGGAAGTAGTCTCCAGCGACTTCTGCCGTGGGCTTGTGGCCGACGACGAGAACGACCAGTCAGCCACACCGGATGCGTTCGACGTCCTCAACTACATCGTCGGTACACGGCTGCGGCGAGGACTTCTGACGGTCGTCGACGCCACCAACGTTCAGCAGGCCTCAAGAGCCTCGCTGATCAGACTGGCCAAGAGCCACGATGTTCTCGTCGACGCCATCGTGATCGACGTCCCGGAATCAGTGGCCGTCGAGCGCAACACTCAGCGACCCGACCGTGACTTCGGCAGCCATGTCGTGTCTCGTCAGCACCGCGACCTGAAGCGGTCACTCAAGCGACTGAACAAGGAAGGCTTCCGCCGGGTGCACGTCCTGCGCGGAACCGAGCAACTCGAGTCAGCCGAGATCGTGCGCGAGCGGCCGTGGAACGACCGCACCGATGTCCATGGTCCGTTCGACATCTTCGGCGACATCCACGGCTGCGCATCCGAGCTACGCACATTGCTCACCACACTCGGTTGGGAGATCGAGTACGACGGCGATGGTGCAGTCGGCGCTTCGCACCCGGAGGGACGCCAGGCTGTTTTTGTGGGCGATCTCGTCGACCGCGGCCCGGACACACCCGGCGTGCTCCGCCTGGTCATGGGCATGGTCAGGTCGGGGAACGCGTTGTGCGTCTCCGGTAACCACGAGGCGAAGCTCGTCCGGGCGCTGCGGGGTTCCAAGGTGACCGTCTCGCATGGGCTCGCAGAGTCTCTGGCCCAGATGGAGACCGAATCAGCCGAGTTCCGCAAGAGTGTGCTCGACTTCATGGACGGGCTGATCAGCCACTTCGTTCTAGACGACGGAAAGCTCGTCGTGGCCCACGCCGGCCTCAAGGAGGCCTATCACGGTCGTTCCTCCGGTCGCGTACGTTCCTTCGCGCTCTACGGGGACACATCTGGCGAGACCGATGAGTACGGTTTCCCGGTCCGCTACCCATGGGCACAGGAGTACCGAGGCCAGGCGATGGTGGTCTACGGCCACACGCCCGTGCCGAAGGCGGAATGGATCAACAACACGATCTGCCTCGACACTGGTGTCGTCTTCGGTGGCTCATTGACAGCCCTGCGTTACCCGGAACGCGAGCTCGTCTCGGTCCCGGCTGAGCAGGAGTGGTACGAGCCGGTCCGACCCCTCGCCTCCTCGATCCCTGACCGCGAGCCGTCAGTGTTCAAGATCGATGACGTCGCGGGCACGCGCTGGCTCGAAACCACTCAAGCCGGCAAGGTGAAGATCCCTGAGGAGAACGCTGCGGCAGCACTTGAGGTGATGAGTCGCTTTGCGGTCGACCCACGCTGGCTCATCTACCTGCCGCCGACGATGTCGCCGGTCGCGACGTCCAAGCTCGACGGATTCCTGGAGCACCCCGATCAGGCGTTCAACGAATACGCCGGATGGGGCGTGACCCGCGTCGTGTGCGAAGAGAAGCACATGGGCTCCCGAGCGATCGCCGTCATCGCCAAGGACACCGACGCTGCTGAGCGTCGCTTCGGGGTCAGCGACGGATTGACCGGTGTCGTCTACACCCGCACGGGCCGACCCTTCTTCGCGGACACAACAGCGTTGGTCGACCAGCTTCGGGATACGGCAGCTCCGCTGTTCGAGTCGCTCGACACCGACTGGCTGGCTCTCGACTGCGAATTGTTGCCGTGGTCGGCGAAGGCGATTGATCTCATCAAATCGCAGTACGCCTCGGTCGGCGCAGCCGCGCGCCACGTCCTTCCCGAAGCACTGGCGGTCCTGGAGCAGGCGGAGAAGCGCGGCCTCGACGTGGGCGATCTTGCAGCCAAGACGAAGGGCCGGTTCGCCAACGCTGAAGCGTTCCGTGACGCCTATGCGGCCTATGTCCGTCCAACCAACGGGCTTGAAGGGGTGACGCTGGCGCCGTTCCAGATCCTCGCGTCCGAGGGCCGCACCCTGGCACTCACCGAATCGCACGAGTGGCACCTTGCCGAGCTCGCCAAGCTGAAGGGCGGCCTGATCACCCCCACGCGTCACCGCTTCGTCGATCTCGCGTCGCGGGAAGATAGAGACGCGGCAACGCTGTGGTGGCTCGACATGACTGCTACCGGAGGCGAGGGCATGGTCGTTAAGCCTGCCCACCTGACCGAGGGGCGCATTCAGCCCGGCATCAAGGTGCGTGGCCGGGAGTACCTCCGAATTATCTACGGACCCGACTACACCGACTCGCTCGACGTACTGCGCGACAGGAACTTGGGCAAGAAGCGCCAACTCGCGCAGCGAGAGCACGGGCTGGGACTGGAGGCACTCACCGCCTTCGTCGACCACGAGCCGCTGTGGAAGGTGCACCAGTCGGTGTTCGCAGTTCTTGCTTTGGAGTCGGAGCCCGTCGACCCGAGGCTCTGA